The region GGCGAATTGGTCAGTGATTCTGCAAAGCTTTGAGCGTCAGTACGGGTATCTTCCATCACTAAGCCGATATTCAGGTGGTCGATATCTAGAGAAACGCCATACCCGTAAATGAACATTAGGATTAAGGGGAGGATGACAGCGATAAGGATGCTGCTGGGATCGCGTACGATTTGGAAGGATTCTTTGATAATGAGGGCTTTTAACCTACGTGCTGAGCCGCTCATGCTGACTTCTCCTGATCGAACCGTTGGATAAGTTCAATAAAGGCATCTTCAAGCGTAGGGTTGGGGTTATCGGCTGTGATAGCGATTTCTTTTAGTGCGTCCGGTGTGCCCATTTGGATGATCTTGCTTTTATATACTAGTGCGATGCGGTCGCAGTATTCAGCTTCATCCATAAAATGCGTTGTGACCATTACTGTGATTCCCTTTTCTACCAGCCCATTGATATGGGTCCAGAATTCCCGTCGGGTGATAGGGTCGACGCCGGATGTAGGTTCGTCGAGAAAAAGGACTTGAGGCCGATGCATAACTGAGCAGGCGAGGGCGAGCCTTTGTTTATAGCCCAGTGGCAGCAGTTCTGCGGATATATTGAGGTAGGGCTCTAGACTGAAGGTCTCGATCATTTCATTGATCATGTCTGAACGAATTTTGCCCTTTAGGTTATAGATCCCTGAGAAGAACTCGAGGTTTTGTTTTACGGAGAGGTTTCCGTAAAGGGAGAATTTCTGCGCCATATATCCCAACTTGGCACGGGCTTCACCCGGAGCATGGGAGAGGTTTAACCCGCACACATAGGCTTCACCGGCAGTGGGTTTTAACAGGCCGCACATCATCTTGAAGGTGGTGGATTTGCCTGCTCCGTTTGGCCCGAGCAGTCCAAAGATCTCCCCTTTCTTGATGGCAAAGGTGATATCGCTGGCGGCGTAAAAGGTGCCAAAACGTTTATATAGCCCTTTAGCCTCTACAGTATATTCTGAGTTAGGTGAGACAATGGGAGTTTTTTCGGCAAGGAGCGAGACTCCGCCGGGGCTGCCGCCGAGGATGTCGACGAAGGCATCTTCAAAGCGGGGAGTGACGGGGATGACCTCGGCTGTTTTGCCTGCATGGAAATCCGACAGCGGCGGAAGCGTGGCATCTTTTTTGAGGACGATGCGCACATTGCTGCCTTGGATGACGCCGTCGGTGACGGCATCTTGCCTAAGGGCGTTGACCAGGACTTGCCGTTTGCGTGTTTCGATTGAGCGTATTTGAAAGGTGCGTCCTTCTACTCTATCTGTCAGTTCTTTGGGGTGCCCTGCAAAGAGGAGCTTTCCTTCATTCAATAGCAGGATATCGTCGCACCGTTCAGCTTCATCCAAATAGGCGGTACTCCATACGACGGAGATCCCTTCTGAGAGGAGATTTTGTACCATTTTCCATAATTCCCTCCGCGAGATGGGATCGACGCCTACGCTAGGTTCATCTAGTAGAAGGAGTTTTGGAGGGACTATCAAAGCGCAAGCAAGGCCTAATTTCTGCTTCATGCCCCCTGATAAGGCGCCGGCTAGCCTTCCGGTGAATGGTTTTAATGCGGTAAAGGCCAGCAGCTTTTCGAAGGTGCTTTGACGGTCTTTAGTCTGGAGACCGCGTAGATCAGCATAGAGGTTGAGGTTTTGCTGTACCGTGAGATCTTCATAGAGGCCGAATTTTTGAGGCATATATCCAATATTGGAATGGATGTTCTCTGCCTGCTTCACCGAGTCAAATCCAATGACCGTTATTGTACCGGTGGTAGGAAGGAGTAATCCTGCAATTAGGCGGATGAGAGTGGATTTTCCTGCGCCGTCCGGTCCTACAAGTCCAATGATTTTACCTGGAAAAAAGCGGGCGTTGAGATTGTCTAAAGCGGGAGGGCCTTTCTTTTCGAATCGTTTGCTGAGCTCATTTATGATAACCAGGGGATCACTCTGCACGAGGAGGACTCTCTTTGGCACCTAGTTCATTTCTAAGTTTTACTGTCACGGGCATCCCTTGCCTTAGCCATTTGTCCGGTTCAGGGATGACGACGCGGAGGCGGTAGACGAGATCTGTCCTTAGATCTGTGGACTCTACTGTTTTGGGTGTGAATTCCGCTATAGGCGAGATAAAACCTATAGTACCTTTGTAGATGGGTGTGCCGGGGGTATCGCTAAAGATTTCGGCAGGCATTCCAGGATAGATTTTAGCTAGGTTGGGTTCGTTGACGAATGCACGGATCCATACAGGGCTTTTGATGGAAAGGGTGTAGATAGGGATGGAGGGTTCGACGACGCTGCCTGGTTCACGTATACGTGTGAGTATTGTCCCTTCGGTAGGGCAGTACATGAAGGTGTCTTTAAAATTTGTTTCTGCAACACCTAGCTCTGCTTGTGCTTGCAATAGGTCCGCTTTTTTGATGTCGCGTTGGGATTGTGTGTCGTTAAGGTCTTCCACAGAGACTGAACCGGAGCCGATAAGCTCCTGGCGTCTTTTTAAGATGCTTTCCAGGTTGTTCAACGAGGTTTGAGTGGAAACGACACTGGCCTTGGCTTGTGCGACCCTATCTTCATAGGGTTGCGGTTCCAGGAATGACATAAGCTGTCCCGGTTTGACAAGATCTCCTTCATCAAAAAACATTTTTGCTACTCTACCTTGTACACGGAAACCAAGTTCAACCTGCCTGATGTCTACATTGCCATACAAAATAATCTCGTTAGCATCTTTCTCAGCTTCTTTGTGAATAATGTAATAGTAAGCAGCGGCTGCGGCCAGTGCTAAAAGAAGCAGAATGATCAATACTTTTTTCACCAGGATCCTCCCATGGCTTCTATCAGTGATAATAAGGCGGTATATCTTTCCCCTTTGGCCTGTGCAAGGGATAATTCAGCGTTTAATAATGTGCGTTCGGCATCTACAACATCTAGGTAATTGGTCAGGCCTGCATTATAGCGGTTATTGGACAGCTTAAAGGTCTGGGCTGAATCTTCGACAGCGCGTTCTAGATGGATGATTTTATCGTTTGCCGCTCTTTCATTCACAAGAGCATTTTCAACTTCTTTAAAGGCTTTGACGACGATTTTTTCAAAGTCGGCTACGCGTTGTAGAAATACTGAGACAGCTTCGTCCACTTGGGCTGTTGTTGCCCCTGCATCGAATATCAGCTGGGCTATTTGGACGCCATAGGACCAGAAGCGCGATTCCCAGTCAAAAAGTTGGTTGAAAATACTGCTGGAGTAGCCTATCTGACCTGTCAATGCGATGGAGGGGAGATAGGCTGTTTCTGCTACGCCGATGTTTTGCTGCGCTGCGTAAAGGCGCCTTTCTGCCTCGGCAAGATCAGGACGTTGTTGCAGGACTGTAGATGGCAGCTCAAGCGGTACGCAAGGAGGTTCTTCATAGAGGGGAGAATCACCTACACAAAAGCAGGATGCAGCCAAACCGGTCAATTCCGCTAGGGTATTCTCTTCTATGCCCCTTGCTTGGATCAGGTTATCTTTCTGTACTAGGACATTATCAAACTCTACTTTGGACCTCGAGACGTCCAAAAGATTGGAAAGCCCCTTGTCATAACGTTCCTGATTAAGGTCTACAGCTTTTTTACGCGATGTTAGGGTTTTTTCTATGACTTGCAATTGGTCGTCGTAGGCGCGGATGCGGTAATAACTTTTGGCCACCTGAATCGTGAGTATGAGCCATGTGTTCCGTAGTTGATGATAGGCTGCTTCGGCTGTTGCTTCTGCAGCATTGAAATTCATACGGTATTGTCCCCAAAGGTCCAGATCATAAGAAGCAGAAAAGGGGAAATTATAAATGCGTTCTTGTATCCTACCGGGCGAATCGACGGCTGGAATACCGAAAAAGCTGGGGACGCGCGTTCCGGCATGGTACAAGGAAGGATTGAGGATGACATTTGGAAATAGGGCGGCATACTGTATGCGGGCGGAAGCTGCCGCGCGTTGGAGGTTGGCTGCAGCAGATTTTAAATCGGGATTAGCGGCTAGGGCTTGACATTCCAAAGTGTCTAAGCGCTCATCATCGAAAATTTTCCACCAGAATATGGGAAGAGGTTCATGGCAAGGTTGTTCTTCGCATGCGGAGTTGTCAGTTTTCCATTGATCGCATAGCTCAACCGAGGGGGGAGTATAGGCTTTTTCGAATGAACAGCCTGTAAGGAAAAGGATAGTTAAGAATAAAGCAAACGATAATGTGTTTTTTTGCATGAAAGTATATATTTTTAGAATTATAAGTCTGTTAACATGAAAAATTATTATCTACAAGGGTGCTCTACACAGAACAATGAAAAAGATAAATAAACCTTTGGCCGGAGCTTTTGATTTGCCTTCGTCTCAATTTGATAAAAGCATCCATTTTTACCAGTCCCTTTTCGGTTGGAAGTTTGTCCCTATGGTGAAAGAGGGGATAAGCGGTTACGAAATCAGTGGGGAAGAAGGCATACTTGGCACTCTTATACCGATTAAAGACCCGGAGCAGCAAGCGACTATTTATATACGTGTAGAATCTGTGGATAAATTAAAAGAACTTGTCGAGCCATTGGGTGGATCGATTTCCCCCACATCTATGTCACTGCCGAGAGGGGGAAAGGCGTTATTGTTATT is a window of Parachlamydiales bacterium DNA encoding:
- a CDS encoding efflux transporter outer membrane subunit, which encodes MQKNTLSFALFLTILFLTGCSFEKAYTPPSVELCDQWKTDNSACEEQPCHEPLPIFWWKIFDDERLDTLECQALAANPDLKSAAANLQRAAASARIQYAALFPNVILNPSLYHAGTRVPSFFGIPAVDSPGRIQERIYNFPFSASYDLDLWGQYRMNFNAAEATAEAAYHQLRNTWLILTIQVAKSYYRIRAYDDQLQVIEKTLTSRKKAVDLNQERYDKGLSNLLDVSRSKVEFDNVLVQKDNLIQARGIEENTLAELTGLAASCFCVGDSPLYEEPPCVPLELPSTVLQQRPDLAEAERRLYAAQQNIGVAETAYLPSIALTGQIGYSSSIFNQLFDWESRFWSYGVQIAQLIFDAGATTAQVDEAVSVFLQRVADFEKIVVKAFKEVENALVNERAANDKIIHLERAVEDSAQTFKLSNNRYNAGLTNYLDVVDAERTLLNAELSLAQAKGERYTALLSLIEAMGGSW
- a CDS encoding ATP-binding cassette domain-containing protein, which codes for MQSDPLVIINELSKRFEKKGPPALDNLNARFFPGKIIGLVGPDGAGKSTLIRLIAGLLLPTTGTITVIGFDSVKQAENIHSNIGYMPQKFGLYEDLTVQQNLNLYADLRGLQTKDRQSTFEKLLAFTALKPFTGRLAGALSGGMKQKLGLACALIVPPKLLLLDEPSVGVDPISRRELWKMVQNLLSEGISVVWSTAYLDEAERCDDILLLNEGKLLFAGHPKELTDRVEGRTFQIRSIETRKRQVLVNALRQDAVTDGVIQGSNVRIVLKKDATLPPLSDFHAGKTAEVIPVTPRFEDAFVDILGGSPGGVSLLAEKTPIVSPNSEYTVEAKGLYKRFGTFYAASDITFAIKKGEIFGLLGPNGAGKSTTFKMMCGLLKPTAGEAYVCGLNLSHAPGEARAKLGYMAQKFSLYGNLSVKQNLEFFSGIYNLKGKIRSDMINEMIETFSLEPYLNISAELLPLGYKQRLALACSVMHRPQVLFLDEPTSGVDPITRREFWTHINGLVEKGITVMVTTHFMDEAEYCDRIALVYKSKIIQMGTPDALKEIAITADNPNPTLEDAFIELIQRFDQEKSA
- a CDS encoding efflux RND transporter periplasmic adaptor subunit, encoding MKKVLIILLLLALAAAAAYYYIIHKEAEKDANEIILYGNVDIRQVELGFRVQGRVAKMFFDEGDLVKPGQLMSFLEPQPYEDRVAQAKASVVSTQTSLNNLESILKRRQELIGSGSVSVEDLNDTQSQRDIKKADLLQAQAELGVAETNFKDTFMYCPTEGTILTRIREPGSVVEPSIPIYTLSIKSPVWIRAFVNEPNLAKIYPGMPAEIFSDTPGTPIYKGTIGFISPIAEFTPKTVESTDLRTDLVYRLRVVIPEPDKWLRQGMPVTVKLRNELGAKESPPRAE